The following proteins come from a genomic window of Alosa sapidissima isolate fAloSap1 chromosome 20, fAloSap1.pri, whole genome shotgun sequence:
- the LOC121693947 gene encoding charged multivesicular body protein 1b-1, with the protein MSNMEKHLFNLKFAAKELQRQSKKCDKEEKAEKAKVKKAIQKGNMEVARIHAENAIRQKTQSINFLRMSARVDAVAARVQTAVTMNKVTKSMAGVVKSMDATLKSMNLEKISALMDKFEHQFETLDVQTAQMEDTMGNTTTLTTPQSEVDLLMHEMADEAGLDLNMELPQGQTGSVVGASVASAEQDELSQRLARLRDQV; encoded by the exons ATGTCGAACATGGAAA AACATCTCTTCAACCTCAAGTTTGCTGCCAAAGAGCTACAGCGTCAGTCTAAAAAATGTgacaaagaggagaaagctgAAAAAGCCAAAGTAAAGAAG GCCATCCAAAAGGGCAACATGGAGGTGGCACGGATCCACGCAGAGAACGCCATTCGCCAGAAAACCCAGTCCATCAACTTCCTCCGCATGAGTGCACGAGTGGACGCAGTGGCAGCCCGCGTCCAGACGGCCGTCACCATGAACAAG GTCACCAAGTCCATGGCGGGCGTGGTGAAGTCGATGGACGCCACGTTGAAGAGCATGAATCTGGAGAAG ATCTCAGCCCTGATGGACAAGTTTGAGCACCAGTTTGAGACGCTGGACGTACAGACCGCACAGATGGAGGACACTATGGGCAATACCACCACACTCACCACGCCTCAG AGCGAAGTGGACCTTCTGATGCATGAGATGGCGGATGAAGCAGG gttgGACCTGAACATGGAGCTTCCCCAGGGTCAGACAGGATCTGTGGTTGGTGCCAGTGTGGCCTCAGCAGAGCAG GATGAACTCTCACAGCGACTGGCCAGGCTACGTGACCAGGTGTAA